A stretch of Sulfurimonas xiamenensis DNA encodes these proteins:
- a CDS encoding outer membrane lipoprotein-sorting protein — protein sequence MKITALLLTLSLMLSAENILEDIDRKLTPVSAQMYKKLINIEPDGSKKEFLLFQAKKDKDKMISLFLEPESDKGRATLRLGDNMWLYIPNVGKPLRITSMQSVVGGVFNNADIMRLDFSTEYDVTSSKDMKEYLELELKAKNDTVSYDKLIMQVDKKHLTPIQIECYTSTGMLIKTLYYKEPKDFGDNIIRPAVVETESPMYKGYKSVMIYGKISPKEFADEAFTLDNLSKASDLRR from the coding sequence ATGAAAATAACCGCTCTTTTACTCACGCTCTCTCTTATGTTAAGTGCAGAGAATATTCTTGAAGATATTGACAGAAAACTAACCCCCGTTTCGGCGCAGATGTACAAAAAGCTTATAAATATAGAGCCTGACGGTTCAAAAAAGGAATTTTTGCTTTTTCAGGCGAAAAAAGACAAGGACAAGATGATCTCGCTATTTTTGGAACCTGAGAGCGACAAAGGGCGTGCAACGCTTCGTCTGGGAGATAATATGTGGCTCTACATCCCAAATGTCGGCAAGCCTCTTCGCATAACATCAATGCAGTCGGTAGTTGGCGGAGTATTTAACAATGCAGACATTATGAGGCTGGATTTTAGCACGGAGTATGATGTTACTTCTTCAAAGGACATGAAAGAGTATCTAGAACTTGAGCTAAAAGCAAAAAATGACACGGTCTCTTACGACAAGCTCATTATGCAAGTGGATAAAAAACACCTGACACCTATCCAGATCGAGTGTTACACCTCAACGGGTATGCTTATCAAAACACTCTACTATAAAGAGCCAAAAGATTTTGGAGACAACATTATCCGCCCTGCTGTGGTAGAGACCGAGTCGCCGATGTATAAAGGTTACAAGTCGGTTATGATCTATGGAAAGATATCGCCAAAAGAGTTTGCTGATGAAGCCTTCACGCTTGATAACCTCTCAAAAGCATCAGATCTTAGACGATAA